The Catenulispora sp. GP43 genome includes a region encoding these proteins:
- a CDS encoding glycoside hydrolase family 36 protein, with translation MITTEVWEPYAEPIAGPVQQLECGGLAFRTTAEESTARLVGEGIIELILTGAGPVRAEWRLPCVDVTALWTPDTMAGKGIPAAWSAPKEVSLSRGAPIASLVGTGDVGRCTFAAAEIDVLAAGGVFEETGEFRFWVQAQGRLTLRVDVSGRHYARCLADLTAWWLAGRTVNIPATARRPAYSTWYSMHQDVTPEAVEEQARLGKELGLDLIIVDDGWMTLDRGRGYGHTGDWEPLSLPDTAAHVARVHDLGVEYMLWYAIPFIGKESTVWERFQPYALSRAESLDAMIVDPRYPAVRTYLADRLCRAVEEWGMDGLKIDFLDWFAREAAPPAGPEADCPTVSGGVDKLLGEIRTRISAVRPTALVEFRQPYVSPGLWPHVTMLRATDCPLSGLDNRQRTTDVRLAAGPVPVHADMLMWHPAEPAEQVACHLINVLFAVPQISVDLSTLTPEQRETLVFWLGIFRRYEETLQLGAFEPARPDLGYPLIRAHDARVQIVARHAALPVSAAGTWDELLVANADTDPWVRLTDGSGRATALVRDARGRSVWEGRVELGVPGGAIVEVPRGGLAYLIR, from the coding sequence GTGATCACGACGGAAGTCTGGGAGCCTTACGCGGAACCCATCGCAGGGCCCGTACAGCAGCTCGAGTGCGGCGGGCTCGCCTTCAGAACCACGGCCGAGGAAAGCACCGCGCGGCTCGTCGGCGAGGGAATCATCGAACTCATACTCACCGGCGCCGGACCTGTGCGCGCCGAGTGGCGGTTGCCGTGCGTTGACGTCACCGCGCTGTGGACGCCGGACACGATGGCCGGCAAGGGGATTCCGGCCGCGTGGTCGGCGCCGAAGGAGGTCTCGCTGTCGCGCGGCGCCCCGATCGCGTCCCTGGTCGGAACCGGCGACGTGGGCCGCTGTACCTTCGCCGCGGCCGAGATCGACGTGCTGGCCGCCGGGGGAGTGTTCGAGGAGACGGGAGAGTTCCGGTTCTGGGTGCAGGCGCAGGGCCGGCTGACGCTGCGCGTGGACGTCTCCGGCCGGCACTACGCACGCTGCCTGGCCGACCTGACCGCGTGGTGGCTCGCCGGACGGACCGTGAACATCCCGGCGACGGCGCGCAGGCCCGCGTACTCGACGTGGTACTCGATGCACCAGGACGTGACACCCGAGGCCGTCGAGGAGCAGGCCCGGCTGGGCAAGGAGCTCGGCCTGGACCTGATCATCGTCGACGACGGCTGGATGACCCTGGACCGGGGCCGCGGCTACGGCCACACCGGCGACTGGGAGCCGCTGTCCCTGCCGGACACCGCGGCACACGTCGCGCGCGTCCACGATCTCGGTGTCGAGTACATGCTCTGGTACGCGATTCCCTTCATCGGCAAGGAGAGCACGGTCTGGGAACGCTTCCAGCCTTACGCCCTCAGCCGCGCCGAGTCCCTGGACGCGATGATCGTCGACCCGCGCTACCCGGCCGTCCGCACCTACCTGGCCGACCGGCTGTGCCGCGCGGTCGAGGAGTGGGGGATGGACGGCCTGAAGATCGACTTCCTGGACTGGTTCGCCCGCGAGGCCGCCCCGCCGGCCGGCCCCGAGGCTGACTGCCCGACGGTGTCCGGAGGCGTGGACAAGCTGCTGGGGGAGATCCGCACCCGGATCTCGGCCGTCCGCCCGACCGCGCTCGTCGAGTTCCGGCAGCCCTATGTCAGCCCCGGCCTGTGGCCGCACGTGACGATGCTGCGCGCCACGGACTGCCCGCTCAGCGGCCTGGACAACCGCCAGCGGACCACCGACGTACGCCTGGCCGCCGGCCCGGTCCCGGTCCACGCCGACATGCTGATGTGGCATCCGGCCGAACCCGCGGAACAGGTGGCGTGCCATCTGATCAACGTGCTGTTCGCGGTGCCGCAGATCTCCGTGGACCTGTCGACCTTGACGCCGGAGCAACGCGAAACCCTGGTCTTCTGGCTCGGCATCTTCCGCCGCTACGAGGAGACGCTGCAACTCGGCGCCTTCGAGCCGGCCCGCCCCGACCTCGGCTACCCGCTGATCCGCGCCCACGACGCGCGGGTGCAGATCGTGGCCCGCCACGCCGCCCTGCCGGTGTCCGCCGCCGGCACATGGGACGAACTGCTGGTGGCGAACGCGGACACCGATCCCTGGGTCCGTCTGACCGACGGCAGCGGAAGAGCCACGGCGCTCGTTCGCGATGCGCGCGGCAGATCGGTCTGGGAGGGGCGGGTCGAGCTCGGCGTCCCGGGTGGCGCGATCGTCGAGGTGCCGCGCGGCGGCTTGGCCTACCTCATACGGTGA
- a CDS encoding GNAT family N-acetyltransferase, with product MFDQGEVAVVRWPGQAPSVEKGLSALLAAYHLRTEAEKGESATEISELPDKYRAEVSDPRTAFIDDAVLVAVSGDTAVGCLVVTAAADGRSEIKRLWTDPGFRSRGVATRLLEAALAHAADSGVGTVRLSVWRWRTEAIALYERIGFVITDSWDHREHLVCMQLTV from the coding sequence ATGTTCGATCAAGGCGAGGTCGCCGTCGTCCGCTGGCCCGGCCAGGCCCCATCCGTGGAGAAGGGCTTGTCAGCGCTGCTCGCCGCCTACCATCTCCGGACGGAAGCCGAGAAGGGCGAGTCCGCAACAGAGATCTCCGAACTGCCGGACAAATACCGCGCAGAGGTCTCGGACCCGCGGACCGCGTTCATCGACGACGCTGTGCTGGTCGCCGTGAGCGGGGACACCGCCGTGGGCTGCCTGGTGGTGACCGCCGCCGCCGATGGGCGGTCGGAGATCAAGCGGCTCTGGACGGACCCCGGGTTCCGCTCCCGTGGCGTCGCGACCAGGCTGCTCGAAGCCGCGCTGGCCCACGCCGCAGACAGCGGCGTGGGTACCGTACGGCTCTCCGTGTGGCGCTGGCGGACCGAGGCCATCGCCTTGTACGAACGAATCGGCTTCGTCATCACCGACTCGTGGGACCACCGCGAGCACCTGGTCTGTATGCAGCTCACCGTATGA
- a CDS encoding SDR family oxidoreductase, translating into MSEVQRDLQGKVALIIGGSRNQGAAFAENIAARGATTVITYANNDAAAQETLVSLEKHGVTVEAIRSDARRSDDVNALFEGVVARHGKLDIVVHTPGAVMKKPLAEFTDADFDHLIDLNTRSAFNTLRATARHIADNGRYVVLSTTLTSIMTGPYGLYSGSKAAVERMVLALSKELGARGITVNAVAPGPIDDDFYQHAETPESMAAAANHSPRGRLGRPSDVAPVVGWLVSDEAGWVSGQTVRANGAMF; encoded by the coding sequence ATGTCGGAAGTGCAGCGGGACCTCCAGGGCAAGGTCGCCCTGATCATCGGTGGCAGCCGCAACCAGGGTGCGGCGTTCGCCGAGAACATCGCCGCGCGCGGTGCGACCACCGTGATCACCTACGCCAACAACGACGCGGCCGCGCAGGAGACGCTGGTGTCGCTGGAGAAGCACGGGGTCACGGTCGAGGCGATCCGCTCCGACGCCCGGCGCTCGGACGACGTGAACGCGCTGTTCGAGGGCGTCGTGGCCCGCCACGGCAAGCTGGACATCGTCGTGCACACCCCGGGCGCGGTGATGAAGAAGCCGCTGGCGGAGTTCACCGACGCGGACTTCGACCACCTGATCGACCTGAACACCCGCTCGGCGTTCAACACGCTGCGCGCGACGGCCCGGCACATCGCCGACAACGGCCGCTACGTGGTGCTCTCGACGACCCTGACCTCCATCATGACCGGCCCCTACGGCCTGTACTCGGGGTCGAAGGCGGCCGTGGAGCGCATGGTGCTGGCCCTGTCGAAGGAACTCGGCGCGCGCGGCATCACGGTGAACGCGGTGGCCCCCGGCCCGATCGACGACGACTTCTACCAGCACGCTGAGACCCCCGAGTCGATGGCGGCGGCGGCGAACCACAGCCCGCGCGGCCGGCTGGGCCGGCCCTCGGACGTCGCGCCGGTGGTCGGCTGGCTGGTCAGCGACGAGGCGGGATGGGTGTCGGGGCAGACGGTGCGGGCGAACGGCGCGATGTTCTGA
- a CDS encoding LysR family transcriptional regulator: MIDDISLRNLRSFLVVAQESSISRAAARLHVTQQTLSHQIQNLERALGATLLVRTSRGVRLTAAGEQLTAGGRPLMADAETLYSAVRVAAAGRVGRLRIATASHPTTQLAIELANTIEAEHPGFDVEIRTVLRPVEAMAELHAGTSDAALLWLPTGDPDLHTAAFRSDARAVLLAEGHRLAGRPSVTLADLADDPVVIVDAFGSPAVQAHRLADPRPDGRPAVRGPVVQTLEDCLTQVRRGHGVWFAPVAMAEWAVCPGVALVPVTDLEPAELAVAWTDAAPRELVDRLVRATRRVVCG, translated from the coding sequence GTGATCGACGACATCAGCCTGCGCAATCTGCGGTCCTTCCTGGTCGTGGCACAGGAGTCGAGCATCAGCCGGGCGGCGGCCCGGCTGCACGTCACCCAGCAGACGCTGTCGCACCAGATCCAGAACCTGGAGCGGGCCCTCGGCGCCACGCTGCTGGTCCGGACCTCGCGCGGGGTGCGCCTGACGGCCGCCGGCGAGCAGCTGACCGCCGGCGGCCGGCCCCTCATGGCCGACGCCGAAACGCTCTACAGCGCGGTCCGCGTGGCGGCCGCCGGTCGCGTGGGCCGTCTGCGAATAGCGACGGCATCGCACCCGACGACCCAGCTCGCGATCGAGCTGGCGAACACCATCGAGGCCGAGCACCCGGGCTTCGACGTCGAGATCCGCACGGTCCTGCGACCGGTCGAGGCGATGGCCGAACTCCACGCGGGCACCTCGGACGCGGCACTGCTGTGGCTGCCCACCGGCGACCCGGACCTGCACACGGCCGCGTTCCGCAGCGACGCGCGGGCCGTCCTGCTGGCCGAGGGGCACCGGCTGGCCGGCCGTCCGTCGGTCACCCTGGCCGACCTGGCGGACGACCCGGTGGTGATCGTGGACGCATTCGGCTCCCCGGCCGTCCAGGCCCACCGCCTGGCCGACCCGCGCCCCGACGGACGGCCGGCGGTGCGCGGACCGGTGGTGCAGACCCTCGAGGACTGCTTGACGCAGGTACGCCGCGGCCACGGCGTATGGTTCGCCCCGGTCGCCATGGCCGAGTGGGCGGTGTGCCCGGGCGTGGCCCTGGTGCCGGTGACGGATCTGGAGCCGGCGGAGCTCGCCGTGGCCTGGACGGATGCGGCGCCGCGCGAGTTGGTGGATCGCCTGGTGCGGGCGACCCGCAGGGTTGTGTGTGGTTGA
- a CDS encoding DUF4132 domain-containing protein has product MSASSGREPRLGIEEAVPFPVDLLKPVAAPKPVAVPNWDQDEALRHILGQAADAPAVRQVLDLCDTLHGLMPPAPWREQMASLLADNAAGVGALRAIALRETPFDDPRADHRVPFVRSVVWALGLTEPADAVPLLIRITELYGEPGRGREYRSVAVTAVEALGGIGGERALPALRRIRAEAKLGDVRRAASRELDRTLDEAHLSRADVPEWQAETFDLDRDGLRVIELGHGYTATIQLDADGTVTLFYVHPTGQRLSTQPSGVRAEDLHDAASVAASLRTVVYAERFRLKQLMKDQRTLTYEDWMESYLGNPVTGRLCRALVWESSIDGGEHWRRFLPVWSARREAWLRLGEDGVSHEVSEESQARVVDPQRFTAAEKRAWAVRLRKLKLTQPFEQVGMPRG; this is encoded by the coding sequence GTGTCGGCATCGTCTGGACGTGAGCCACGGCTGGGCATCGAGGAAGCCGTCCCGTTTCCGGTCGACCTCCTGAAGCCGGTCGCCGCCCCGAAGCCGGTCGCCGTCCCGAACTGGGACCAGGACGAAGCCCTGCGGCACATCCTCGGCCAGGCCGCCGACGCACCGGCCGTCAGGCAGGTCCTCGACCTCTGCGACACCCTGCACGGCCTGATGCCGCCAGCTCCCTGGCGCGAGCAGATGGCCTCGCTGCTCGCCGACAACGCCGCGGGCGTCGGCGCTCTGCGGGCGATCGCGCTGCGCGAGACGCCGTTCGACGACCCGCGGGCCGACCATCGCGTCCCGTTCGTGCGCAGCGTCGTGTGGGCGCTCGGGCTGACCGAGCCCGCCGACGCCGTCCCGCTGCTCATCCGCATCACCGAGTTGTACGGCGAGCCGGGGCGCGGCCGGGAGTACCGCTCCGTCGCGGTCACCGCGGTCGAGGCGCTCGGCGGGATCGGCGGTGAGCGCGCGCTGCCGGCGCTGCGGCGGATCAGGGCGGAGGCGAAGCTCGGCGACGTCCGCCGGGCCGCCTCCCGCGAACTCGACCGGACGCTGGACGAGGCCCACCTCTCGCGCGCCGACGTCCCTGAATGGCAGGCCGAGACCTTCGATCTCGACCGGGACGGGCTGCGCGTCATCGAGCTCGGCCACGGCTACACGGCGACGATCCAGCTCGACGCCGACGGCACCGTCACCCTGTTCTACGTCCACCCGACAGGCCAACGGCTGTCCACGCAGCCGTCAGGTGTGCGCGCGGAGGACCTCCACGATGCCGCGAGCGTCGCAGCGAGCCTGCGCACGGTCGTCTACGCCGAGCGGTTCCGCCTCAAGCAGCTCATGAAGGATCAACGGACGCTGACATACGAGGACTGGATGGAGTCCTACCTCGGCAATCCCGTCACCGGCCGGCTGTGCCGTGCGCTGGTCTGGGAGTCGTCGATCGACGGCGGTGAGCACTGGCGCCGCTTCCTGCCGGTCTGGAGCGCGCGCCGCGAGGCGTGGCTGCGACTCGGCGAGGACGGCGTCTCGCACGAGGTCTCCGAGGAGTCGCAGGCCCGCGTCGTCGATCCGCAGCGCTTCACCGCGGCCGAGAAGCGGGCCTGGGCCGTGCGGCTGCGGAAGCTCAAGCTGACGCAGCCGTTCGAGCAGGTGGGTATGCCGCGTGGTTGA
- a CDS encoding AAA family ATPase — protein MSVATSAAYPVPDARAEVFVGRHRECDLLAACAGKVRDGQAWLAVVEGEAGIGKSALVRRLASSLEDFTVLWAAGDASETDLPGGVISQLIRRVDHDLAAPFPLLALHGAGVASANAVAGQLLLLLGVLQESKGPVAIVVDDVHWADQLSVQVLGFVLRRLWADRVLTVLVSRSEEEDTVGTLDRLVRSLERAVSVEIGGLGEDDVALVARRLLDVRLAPQLVERLHSYTKGHPLYLRTVLAEVPVQTLRDETAQRWPAPRTLRASIRTVLEQLPADSVALLEAMAVLAARLPLATVARVAGTPDPAKALGPALRAGLVRWWPEESQSPVTLVHALQRDAVYDAIDPERRHALHLAAAGVVPTGAAWAHRVAAAVSVDPGLAAELEQSGTAEAAAGRNALAATRLQWAAELSEARADRERRLLTACAQSLLTMRPVAAMTMRPQVEDCALSPLRGCVLGVMEMLSGRFPAAEARLTEAWREALAEPEPGWVAVLAGTFLATIMIRDGRGAETAEVAARTLAVGDLDPATTDLTRTMLATGVLWDQGPRSALRRLDHLPAEATEAPNDQLDSLATRGVCNLFLARIPAARADLAAVALRDRQGAGSKLGHLSLALLAVAEYVAGDWNAAESAADRAQTIAAAQDHVFGDAAAGFAAVCVLAGRGRWDEALAQIDTLDRMNRAFGSPAAETVFWAMAGTVLAQARADPAAMLRSLEPLLDRGTDGAQERIRLRYKPFWLWQQSLLAEALIGVGELEAAEQAIDALVREHDGTGYLRLVLARLGGHLAEAQERPGDALAIYGQAVAEAAEAAETPAADDDDAPFFRALLEHRYARLLVATGSGSRREAARWFRSAHDRFSALRATPFLERCDADLAAIGLTALGRTSSRVLALTERELSVAHLIVDGRTNQEAAAELYVSQKTVEYHLSNIYAKMGISSRRQLGEALRTE, from the coding sequence ATGAGCGTGGCCACGAGTGCGGCATACCCGGTCCCGGACGCCCGGGCCGAGGTCTTCGTCGGCCGCCACCGTGAGTGCGACCTGCTCGCTGCGTGTGCGGGGAAAGTGCGCGACGGCCAGGCGTGGCTGGCCGTGGTCGAGGGCGAGGCCGGTATCGGCAAGAGCGCCCTCGTACGCCGGCTGGCCTCCTCGCTGGAGGACTTCACCGTCCTGTGGGCCGCCGGCGACGCCTCCGAGACGGACCTGCCCGGCGGCGTCATCAGTCAACTGATACGGCGGGTGGACCACGACCTGGCGGCGCCGTTCCCGCTGCTGGCGCTGCATGGCGCCGGCGTGGCGTCGGCCAACGCCGTTGCCGGGCAGCTGCTGCTTCTGCTGGGCGTGCTGCAGGAGTCCAAGGGGCCGGTCGCGATCGTTGTCGACGACGTCCACTGGGCCGATCAGCTGTCGGTGCAGGTGCTGGGATTCGTCCTGCGCCGGCTGTGGGCCGACCGGGTGTTGACCGTCCTGGTGTCGCGATCCGAGGAGGAGGACACCGTCGGGACCCTGGACCGGCTGGTCCGGTCCCTGGAGCGGGCCGTCAGCGTCGAGATCGGCGGGCTAGGCGAGGACGACGTCGCGCTGGTGGCCCGGCGGCTGCTCGACGTGCGCCTGGCTCCGCAGCTGGTCGAGCGCCTGCACAGCTACACGAAAGGCCATCCCCTCTACCTGCGTACGGTCCTGGCCGAGGTGCCGGTCCAGACCCTGCGCGACGAGACGGCGCAGCGCTGGCCGGCTCCGCGCACGCTCCGAGCGAGTATCAGAACCGTGCTGGAGCAGCTCCCTGCGGACTCCGTGGCCCTTCTGGAGGCGATGGCGGTGCTGGCCGCCCGCCTGCCGCTCGCGACCGTCGCGCGGGTCGCCGGGACGCCCGATCCGGCCAAGGCGCTCGGCCCGGCGTTGCGGGCCGGGCTGGTCCGCTGGTGGCCGGAGGAATCGCAAAGCCCTGTCACCCTGGTCCACGCCCTGCAGCGGGACGCCGTCTACGACGCGATCGACCCCGAACGCCGCCACGCCCTCCACCTCGCCGCCGCCGGCGTGGTCCCCACCGGCGCGGCCTGGGCGCACCGGGTCGCGGCAGCGGTTTCCGTCGACCCGGGGCTCGCCGCCGAGCTGGAACAGTCCGGGACGGCCGAGGCCGCCGCCGGGCGCAACGCCCTGGCAGCCACCCGCCTGCAGTGGGCCGCCGAGCTCTCCGAAGCGCGCGCGGACCGGGAGCGCCGGCTGCTGACCGCCTGTGCCCAATCGCTGCTCACCATGCGGCCGGTGGCGGCCATGACGATGCGTCCCCAGGTCGAGGACTGCGCGCTGAGCCCGTTGCGCGGCTGCGTTCTGGGCGTCATGGAGATGCTCTCCGGACGCTTCCCCGCCGCCGAGGCCCGCCTCACCGAAGCCTGGCGCGAAGCGCTCGCCGAACCGGAGCCGGGCTGGGTCGCGGTCCTCGCCGGGACGTTCCTGGCCACCATCATGATCCGGGACGGCCGGGGCGCCGAGACCGCCGAGGTGGCCGCCCGGACCCTGGCCGTCGGCGATCTCGACCCCGCGACGACCGACCTGACCCGGACGATGCTCGCCACCGGCGTGCTGTGGGACCAGGGGCCGCGCTCCGCGCTGCGGCGGCTGGACCACCTGCCCGCCGAGGCCACCGAGGCGCCGAACGACCAGCTCGACTCGCTGGCCACCCGGGGTGTCTGCAACCTGTTCCTGGCCCGGATACCCGCGGCGCGCGCCGATCTGGCGGCGGTGGCGCTGCGCGACCGGCAGGGCGCCGGCTCGAAACTCGGCCATCTGTCGCTAGCGCTGCTGGCGGTGGCGGAATACGTGGCGGGCGACTGGAACGCCGCGGAGTCGGCAGCCGATCGGGCGCAGACGATCGCCGCCGCCCAGGACCACGTGTTCGGCGACGCCGCCGCCGGGTTCGCGGCCGTGTGCGTCCTGGCGGGCCGCGGGCGGTGGGACGAGGCCCTGGCCCAGATCGACACCCTGGACCGGATGAACCGGGCCTTCGGGTCGCCGGCGGCCGAGACGGTGTTCTGGGCGATGGCCGGGACGGTGCTGGCGCAGGCCCGGGCGGACCCCGCGGCCATGCTCAGGTCGTTGGAGCCGTTGCTGGATCGCGGGACCGACGGCGCGCAGGAGCGGATACGCCTCCGGTACAAGCCTTTCTGGCTGTGGCAGCAGTCGCTGCTGGCCGAGGCGTTGATCGGCGTGGGCGAACTCGAAGCGGCGGAGCAGGCCATCGACGCACTCGTCCGGGAACACGACGGCACGGGCTACCTGCGGCTCGTCCTGGCCCGCCTCGGCGGCCACCTGGCTGAAGCACAGGAGCGGCCGGGCGACGCGCTGGCGATCTACGGACAGGCTGTCGCCGAGGCGGCCGAGGCGGCCGAGACACCCGCTGCCGACGACGACGACGCGCCCTTCTTCCGCGCGCTGCTGGAACACCGGTATGCACGACTGCTCGTGGCGACCGGCTCGGGCTCCCGGCGCGAGGCCGCACGCTGGTTCAGATCCGCCCACGACCGGTTCAGCGCGCTGCGCGCCACGCCGTTCCTCGAACGCTGCGACGCGGACCTGGCGGCGATCGGCCTGACCGCCCTGGGCCGGACCAGCAGCCGCGTGCTCGCCCTGACCGAGCGGGAGCTGTCGGTGGCCCACCTGATCGTCGACGGGCGCACGAACCAGGAGGCCGCGGCCGAGCTCTACGTCAGCCAGAAGACGGTGGAGTACCACCTGTCCAACATCTACGCCAAGATGGGCATATCGTCGCGCCGGCAGCTCGGCGAGGCGCTGCGGACCGAGTAG
- a CDS encoding AAA family ATPase, protein MADYFPAGIRSRRVPLTGRGEELRALTDLLAGVREGMSSALVLVGEAGVGKTRLLDHVAETAAGVHVVRAAGVESEARLGFAALHGLLRPFLDGLGALPAPQREALASAFGMLAGPPADRHLVGMATLTLLAGAASAQPLLCLIDDVHWLDRESRDALAFVGRRLGADAIGFVLAGREEPAGLRAFEGLTVLPVRGLGEADAHELLALFVAGRLDPAVAARIVADTGGNPLALIESIDALSPAHLAGTAPLIGPLPVGDSLEAHFGQLVEGFPEETRTFLVLLSATPPQDPLLLWRAAAELGVPAEAADAAMTTGVLKRGPLIEFRHPLIRSAVYRGADAAERRRVHAALAAASDPVRSPERRAWHRAEATIGLDDEVAGELDTASELARARGGYAERAALLAKAAQLSVAGRGVRLVEAARAHLMLGDPAAAKAMLDQAEPFLAADDPVLRARAMQTRATTDIYFERIGGVLPRMLDAADIVAGADPALARSILMEGLLGALCGDPDPVAPKSFGAAVLASPAVRSVAPTSADLLLQGFALRADGDFPRSAPLLRAALAAMGRDREVIEQGVRPATLALYTAEEVWDDVGGHEAAVLAEENERRVGALGALRFTLVVRSSWELRAGRFAAATACLDEAEDLAAVVGEPVPGPAYRVELSAWSGQERQARAAADELVRGLARPYANGGLEDWARNCLAVLDISLGRYAEALSCARVAFENDNAGAAHRALPDLIEAAVRCGDHRTAKDALRRLAERAPASGTPWALGQLARGRALMADDDQAEAFFAESVAQLGRARIRTELARTHLLHGEWLRRRRRRADARAELRTAYDMFAQMGAAAFAERARVELLATGERARSRTGPAGHDLTPQERRIAGLAASGATNSEIATRLFITQSTVEYHLNKVFRKLDITSRRQLRTVLQ, encoded by the coding sequence ATGGCCGACTACTTCCCCGCCGGAATCCGATCCCGCCGGGTTCCGCTCACCGGCCGGGGCGAAGAACTGCGGGCGCTGACGGATCTGCTGGCCGGCGTGCGCGAGGGCATGAGCTCGGCGCTGGTGCTGGTCGGCGAGGCCGGCGTCGGCAAGACCAGGCTGCTGGACCACGTGGCCGAGACGGCGGCCGGGGTGCACGTCGTGCGCGCGGCCGGCGTCGAATCCGAGGCGCGCCTGGGCTTCGCGGCCCTTCACGGCCTGCTGCGTCCGTTCCTGGACGGCCTCGGCGCGCTGCCCGCTCCGCAGCGTGAAGCCCTCGCCTCGGCGTTCGGGATGCTCGCCGGGCCGCCGGCGGACCGTCATCTGGTCGGCATGGCGACCCTGACCCTGCTGGCCGGAGCGGCCTCGGCACAGCCGCTGCTGTGCCTGATCGACGACGTGCACTGGCTCGACCGGGAGTCCCGCGACGCGCTGGCGTTCGTCGGCCGCCGCCTCGGCGCCGACGCGATCGGCTTCGTGCTGGCCGGCCGCGAGGAACCGGCCGGGCTGCGGGCCTTCGAAGGGCTCACGGTGTTGCCGGTCCGCGGTCTGGGCGAGGCCGACGCGCACGAACTGCTCGCGCTGTTCGTCGCCGGGCGGCTGGACCCGGCCGTGGCCGCGCGCATCGTCGCCGATACCGGCGGCAATCCCCTGGCGTTGATCGAGAGCATCGACGCGCTCAGCCCGGCGCATCTGGCGGGGACCGCGCCGCTGATCGGCCCGCTCCCGGTCGGGGACAGCCTGGAGGCCCACTTCGGCCAGCTGGTTGAAGGATTCCCCGAAGAGACCCGGACCTTCCTGGTATTGCTGTCGGCCACGCCCCCGCAGGACCCGCTGCTGCTGTGGCGCGCCGCCGCCGAACTCGGCGTGCCCGCCGAAGCCGCCGACGCCGCGATGACGACGGGCGTCCTCAAGCGCGGCCCGCTCATCGAGTTCCGCCACCCGCTGATCCGCTCGGCCGTCTATCGCGGAGCCGACGCAGCCGAACGCCGCCGGGTCCACGCGGCGCTCGCCGCGGCCAGCGATCCGGTCCGCAGTCCCGAGCGCCGGGCCTGGCACCGCGCCGAGGCGACGATCGGGCTCGACGACGAGGTGGCCGGCGAACTCGACACCGCCTCCGAACTCGCCCGCGCCCGAGGCGGCTACGCCGAGCGGGCCGCGCTGCTGGCCAAGGCGGCGCAGCTGTCGGTCGCCGGCCGGGGCGTCCGGCTGGTCGAGGCCGCCCGCGCGCACCTGATGCTCGGGGACCCGGCCGCCGCCAAGGCGATGCTCGACCAGGCCGAGCCCTTCCTGGCCGCCGACGATCCGGTGCTCCGGGCCCGGGCTATGCAGACCAGGGCCACGACAGACATCTACTTCGAACGGATCGGGGGAGTGCTGCCCCGGATGCTGGACGCGGCCGACATCGTCGCCGGCGCCGATCCGGCCCTGGCCCGGTCGATTCTGATGGAGGGGCTTCTCGGGGCCCTGTGCGGGGATCCCGATCCGGTCGCGCCGAAGAGTTTCGGTGCGGCGGTGCTGGCTTCGCCGGCCGTGCGGTCGGTCGCACCGACCAGTGCGGACCTGCTCCTTCAGGGTTTCGCTCTGCGCGCCGACGGCGACTTCCCCCGGTCGGCGCCGCTGTTGAGGGCGGCCTTGGCGGCCATGGGCCGAGACCGCGAGGTGATCGAACAGGGCGTTCGCCCGGCGACGCTGGCCCTGTACACCGCCGAGGAAGTCTGGGACGACGTCGGCGGGCACGAGGCCGCCGTGCTCGCCGAGGAGAACGAGCGCCGTGTCGGCGCGTTGGGCGCGCTGCGCTTCACGCTGGTGGTCCGGTCCTCGTGGGAGCTGCGCGCCGGCCGGTTCGCCGCGGCCACGGCGTGCCTGGACGAGGCCGAGGACCTCGCGGCCGTCGTCGGCGAGCCTGTGCCGGGGCCCGCCTACCGGGTCGAGCTGTCGGCGTGGAGCGGCCAGGAGAGGCAGGCCCGCGCCGCCGCGGACGAGCTCGTCCGCGGCCTGGCGAGGCCCTACGCGAACGGCGGGCTGGAGGACTGGGCCCGGAACTGCCTGGCTGTGCTGGACATCAGCCTCGGGCGCTACGCCGAGGCCCTGTCCTGCGCCCGCGTGGCATTCGAGAACGACAACGCGGGGGCCGCGCACCGGGCCCTGCCGGACCTCATCGAGGCCGCCGTGCGCTGCGGCGACCACCGGACGGCGAAGGACGCCCTGCGCCGGTTGGCGGAGCGCGCGCCGGCGTCCGGCACGCCCTGGGCTCTGGGCCAGCTGGCGCGCGGCAGGGCCCTGATGGCGGACGACGACCAGGCCGAGGCCTTCTTCGCCGAGTCCGTGGCGCAGCTCGGCCGCGCGCGGATCCGGACGGAGCTGGCCCGGACCCACCTGCTCCACGGCGAGTGGCTGCGCCGGCGCAGGCGACGCGCCGACGCCCGGGCCGAGTTGCGGACCGCCTACGACATGTTCGCGCAGATGGGCGCGGCGGCCTTCGCCGAACGCGCCCGGGTCGAGCTTCTGGCGACCGGCGAGCGCGCCCGGAGCCGGACCGGACCGGCCGGCCACGATCTGACCCCGCAGGAGCGGCGGATCGCCGGGCTGGCGGCCTCGGGGGCGACGAACTCCGAGATCGCGACCCGGTTGTTCATCACCCAGTCGACCGTCGAGTACCACCTCAACAAGGTGTTCCGGAAGCTGGACATCACGTCCCGGCGGCAACTGCGCACGGTCCTTCAGTGA